Within Stella humosa, the genomic segment CGCGGGGCCCCGCGCTGCGCACTTCGCGATGATAGAGGGCAAAGCTGGCCGCCATCGCCCCGGACGGGCTGCGCACCGGCACAGACCAGCAGGCCCGGAGGCCGCAGGTGCGCGCCAGCGACCGGTATTCCCGCCAGAGCGGGCTTGCCTCGATATCGGCTACCAGGACCGGCTCGCCCGTATAGAGCGCCGTGCCGCAGGATCCGACCGACGGTCCTATCGGCAACCCGTCGACGGCCTGGCAGAAGGCGTCCGGCAGGTTGGGTGCCGCACCGTGCCGCAGCCGCAGACCATCGGCGCTCAACAGGATGACCGAGGCGATGGCGCCGGGGGACAGCCGCTCTATCGCCAGGGCGATCTCGCTCAGCACGACCTGCATCGGCGCCCCGGACGCGATCGATTCCAGGATGGCGGTCTTGGCCGCATCGATGCCGGCGACGGCCGGCTCGGGCGGGGCCTTCGCTGCGGGTCCGGCATTTGCAGCCAAATCAAGCCCTCCGGGTACCCGTATCGGGTTGCGGTCCTGCCGCGTGGCTTTCTTCTACCGCCGGTCGGCGCCTATGCAAAGGCCATCCACGATCAGGCCGCGTGGCGCCCGCGCCGTCGCGGCTGGCCGCGCAGGACGCGGAACCCGATCCAGGTGGCGACGACCGTGGCCAGCACGATCCCCAGCCCCAGCACGACCCAACTGGAATCATGCAGCGAATGCAGGTCGCCCAGGCCCTTGGCGGTGGCATAGCCCGGCGCCAGCATCACCGGGACCCAGATTAGCGCCGACGAGATGTTGGCGAACTGGAACTTGCGGTTGCTCATCAGCATCGTGCCGGCAACCAAGGGGATAGTCGATCGGATCGGGCCGAGGAAGCGCCCGAAGAAGATCGAGGCGGTGCCGTAGCGGCGAAAGAACAGCCGGGCGCGCGCGACCGAATGGCGATGCCGGTTGAGCGGCCAGCGGCGCATGATGCTGGGGCCTAGCCAGCGGCCGGCATAGTAGGAGACAGCGTCGCCGACGATCGCCCCGCCGATCGACCAGGGCAGCACGATCCAGGGGTCGAGCGTGCCCGTCGCGATCAGCCCGCCGGTCACCAGCATCAGCGCAGTGGCTGGCACCAGCAGGCCGACGATGGCCAACGATTCGCCGAAGACGATCAGGCCGAGGATCGGCCCTGCCCAGATCTGGTTGGCGGAGATGAAGTCGCCGACTTGGGCGATGAGGCTTTCCAAGGCTGTTGTTCCTCGTCGATCGAATGACCCGTCCCGCAGGTGGGGACGGCGGGTCCGTCCGTCACCCTGGGGCACCTGGGTTGGGCGCTATTGCCGCGCCGGGTCCGCTCCTGCACGAACGACCAGCTTGCCGAAATTCTTCCCTTCCAGCAGCCCGGCAAAGGCTTCCGGCGTCTTCTCGAACCCGTCCACGATGTCCTCGCGGTAGCGGATGCTGCCGTCCTTCAGCCATTTCGGCATGTCGGCCTCGAACTCCGCCTCGCGCGCGGCATAGTCGCTGACAAGGAAGCCCTGGATGCGGGCGCGCTTCACCAGCAGCGTGCGCAGGTGGCGGCGGCCGGTGTCCTGCTGCTCCAACCGGTTATAGCCGGAAATCGTGCCGCAGATGATGACCCGTCCGCCGAGGTTCAGGTTGGCCATGGCGGCGTCGTGGATGACCCCGCCGACATTGTCGAAATAGACGTCGACGCCGGCCGGGCAGGTGCGGGCCACGGCGGCCACCAGGGCGTCGTCGTCGAGCCCCTTGTAGTCGAAGGCATCCGCGAAGCCGATCTCGCGGCAATAGGCGACCTTGGCCGGCCCGCCGGCGATGCCGACCGCGCGCGCGCCCTTGAGGCTGGCGATCTGGCCCACGAGCTGGCCGACCGCGCCCGAGGCCGCCGACACGAGCACGGTTTCGCCCGCCTTGGGCTGGCCGACGTCGAGGAGCGCGAAATAGGCGGTGCGGCCGGGCATGCCGAGCACGCCCAGATGGTAGGACAGCGGGAAGCCGTCGGGCGCGATCCGGCGGAGCTGGGCCGCCGGCACGGCGGCATGGGTCTGCCAGCCGATATGGCCACGCACCAGGTCGCCCGGCTGGAATCCCTCGGCCCTGGACTGGATCACTTCGCCCGCGGCCTCGCCCACCATGGTCTCGCCCGGCTCGACGCCGCGGGCATAGGACTTCACTTGGCTGATGCGCCCGCGCATGTAGGGGTCGAGCGACAGGAAGACCGTGCGCACCAGCACCTCGCCCGCCTTCGGCTCGGGCATCGGCGCCTCTTCCAGGCGGAAGTCGGTGGCGCGTGGCGCGCGCATGGTGGGACGGTCGGCAAGGACGAAGCGGCGCTGGACGGTCATGGGGCGCTCCCGAAGGCCGGGTTGGGGTTCTCGTCGATCAGCGATCGGCAGCCAGCCGGTCCAGGGCCGCGTCCTCGATGCGGCAGCGCAGGTCGTCGCGCACCTGGAAGCCGATTGCCTCGTAGAACTGGCGGGCGGGGTTCCAGCCGCTCACATGCAGCTCCATCCGGGTGATGCCCCGGGCGGTGGCAAAGCGCGCGGCCTCGCGCATCAGCCGCCGGCCAAGCCGGGTGCCGCGCGCGGCTTCATCGACGAAGAGGTTGTTGACGATCAGGGTGCGGTGGCCGCGCCAGGCCGCATAGCCCTCGCCGACCTGGACATAGCCGACCGGCCGGCCGGCGCCATCCTCGGCCAGCCAGAACCAGATGATGGGCTGCCCGCCGAAGCCGTCGCGCAGGATGTCCTCCACCGTCAGCGTCGCGGCTTCGGGCGCATGGTGGTAGGCGGCAAGCGCCTGCGTCATGGCCAGGAGGACGGGCGCGTCGCTGGCGGCGGCGGGGCGGATGGTGATGGAATCGATCATGTGGGGGCCTTTGTAGCCGATGGCGGGCCTGCGGGTCAGCCGTCCCGCGTCAGCGTGCCCGCCGGCGCCCGGCGGCAAGGTCGATCGCCATGGCCAAGCCAAAGGCGACGGCGCCCAGGGCGAACAGCGGCCGGTGGTCGCCGCCCAGCGCGTAGACGTAGGAGAGGCCGTAGGCGCCCGCCGCCTGGCCGATGGCGAAGGCGGTGGTGGCGACGCTCCAGGCCGCCCCCTGGGCCACCCGGTCGCCCGGCAGCAGTTCCTGGGTCCGGCCCAGGACGAGCGGCACGATGCCCGGCGTGAATGCACCCATGACCAGGCTGGACAGGACGAGCAGCGCCGGTGCGTCCGTCAGCGCCAGCATGCCGACCAGGGCCGCCTGGATCAGGAAGGCCAGCCTCAAGGCCAGGCCGAAGCCGATGCGATCGCCGACATGGCCAGCCAGGATCGGGCCGAAGAGGGCCCCGACGCCATAGAGGATCCAGTATTCCGCCCCGGCCTCCATTCCGCGGCCGAGGCCGCGGGCAATGAAGTCGACCAGGAACACCATGTGCGGCACCAGCCCGAAGGCATCCAGCGCATAGGCGACATAGAGTGGCCGCATGTCGACCGGGGTGGCGCGCGGCGGCGGCGGGGGCGGCACCGTGGCGTCGGCGCTGGGCCAGGCGCGCCAGGACAGCAGCGTCAGGAGGCTGCCGACGCCACCCAGCGCCAGCCAGGCCAGCGCCGGCCCGCCTTCCAGCAGCAGCGGCACCAGCGTGCCCGCGCCGACGATGCCGATGCCGACGCTGGTGAAGATCACGCCGCTCGCCAGCCCGCGCCGCGCCGGGTCGATCAGCGGCAGCACCGTCGGGGCGGCCAGCGCCACCAGCCCGCCACCGGCGAACCCGGCCAGCGCGCGCCAAGCGAAGTACCAGGCGAACGACACCGGCACCGCGCAGGCCAGGCACGAGAGGGCGCAGACGGCCATCGATGCCCGCAGCACCGTGACGGCGGAGGTCCGGCGGGCGACGGCGCGGGCGGCGAGCGCGCCGGCCAGGTAGCCCATCAGGTTGGCCGCACCCAGATAGGCGGCGGCCGACGGCGCGAACCAGCCGGCCTCGATCAGGGCCGGCAGCAGGGGCGTATAGGCGAAGCGGGCGATGCCGATGCCGACCAGGATGGCGCACAGGCCCGCCGCCGTCGCGCGGACGGGCGCAGGGATCATGGCCCCAGCCTCGCGGATCGTGGGCTGGTGAAGGTAGGATTTGTCGGGATGGCAGCCATGCGTCGGCGCCGCCTCGGATTGACAGCCGGGAGGCGAGCCACCTAGCTTCCGGCGAACCTCCCGGAAAGAGCCATGTCCGACCGTCTTGCCATCGCGCTCGCCCAGATCAACCCGACCGTCGGCGACGTCGACGGCAACGCGCGCAAGGTCCGCGAGGCGCGCGCGCGGGCGGCGGCACTCGGCGCCGACCTGATGGTCGGGCCGGAACTGGTGCTGGCGGGATACCCGCCCGAGGACCTGGTGCTGAAGCCGATGTTCCAGGACCGGGTCCGCGCCACCGTCGAGGCGCTGGCGGCCGAGACCGGCGACGGCGGGCCGGCGATCCTGGTGGGCGCGCCCTGGCGGGTCGACGGGCGGCTCTATAATGCCGCCCTGCTGCTGGACGGCGGCAAGGTCGCAGCGGTGCGGCTGAAGTACGACCTGCCGAACTATGGCGTGTTCGACGAGAAGCGGGTGTTCGCGGCGGGTGCCATGCCGGGGCCGATCATGTTCCGCGGCGTCCGCCTGGGCGTGATGATCTGCGAGGACATGTGGACGCCCGACGTGGCGGAAACCCTGCAGGAATCCGGTGCCGAGATCCTGGTGGTGCCCAACGGGTCGCCCTACGAGGGCGACAAGGGCGACGAGCGCCTGCGCCTGGCGGTCGAGCGGGTGACGGAGACGGGGCTGCCGCTCATCTACGTCAACCAGGTGGGTGGCCAGGACGAACTGGTGTTCGATGGTGCCTCCTTCGTGCTGGATGCCGACCGCTCGTTGAAGGCGCAAATGCCGTCCTTCGTCGAGGCCGTGGCGCTGACCCGCTGGCAGCGCGAGGCCGATGGCTGGGCCTGCGTCGAGGGCGCGCTGGAGGCCCCGGCCGAGGGTATCGCCGCCATCTATGGCGCGATGGTGCTGGGCCTGCGCGACTATGTGAACAAGAACCGCTTCCCGGGCGTGGTCCTGGGCCTGTCGGGCGGCGTCGACAGCGCGCTGGCGGCCGCCGTCGCAGTCGATGCGCTGGGGCCGGAGCGCGTGAAGGCGGTGATGATGCCGTCGCCCTACACCTCGCAGGACAGCCTGGACGACGCGGCCGAGTGCGCGGGTCTCATGGGCATCGACCTGTCGACCGTGTCGATCGAGCCCGCCATGGCCGCCTTTGCCCAGATGCTGTCGGGCGCCTTCGCCGGCCGCGGCGCCGACACGACCGAAGAGAACATCCAGTCGCGCGCCCGCGGCGTCACCCTGATGGCGCTATCGAACAAGCTGGGCCACATGGTGCTGTCGACCGGCAACAAGTCCGAGATGTCGGTCGGCTATGCCACCCTCTATGGCGACATGTGCGGCGGCTACGCGATCCTGAAGGACGTCTACAAGATGACGGTCTATGCGCTGTGCGAGTGGCGCAATCAGGCCCTGCCGGCGGGCGGCATGGGGCCGGACGGCCGTGTCATCCCCCAGCGCATCATCACCAAGGCGCCGACCGCCGAGCTGAAGCCCAACCAGACCGACCAGGATTCCCTGCCGCCCTACGAGGTGCTGGACGAGATCCTGCAATGCCTGGTGGAAGAGGAGATGGCGGTCGACGACATCGTGGCGCTGGGCCACGACGCCGCCGTCGTGCGCCGGGTGTGGCAGATGCTGGACCGGGCCGAGTACAAGCGCCGCCAGGCGCCGCCGGGGGTGAAGATCACCCGGCGCGCCTTCGGCCGCGACCGGCGCTATCCCATCACAAACGGCTTCCGCGGCTGACGCGCGCCCGCCGGTGACCGTCTCCGTCCGCTTCGCGCCCAGCCCGACCGGCTTCCTGCATGTGGGCAATGCCCGCACGGCGCTGGTCAACTGGCTGTTCGCCCGCCGCCATGGCGGGCGCTTCCTGCTGCGCCTGGACGATACCGACCTCGAGCGATCCGAGGCGCGGTTTGCCGACGGCATCTTCGAGGACCTGGCCTGGCTCGGCCTCGACCATGATCGCTTCGAGCGGCAGTCGGACCGGCTGGCCGCCTATCGCGCCGCCTTCGACCGGCTCCACGCGGCCGGCCGGGTCTATGCCTGCTACGAGACGCCGGACGAACTGGCGCTGAAGCGCAAGGTGCAGCTCGCCCGCCACCAGCCGCCCGTCTATGACCGCGCCGGCCTGCGCCTCTCGGCGGCACAGCACGCGGCTTTCGCCGCCGAGGGGCGGCGGCCGCACTGGCGCTTCCGTCTCGACGACGGGTCGGTCGGCTGGGACGACATCGTTCACGGGCCGCTGGCGTTCGACGGCGCCAAGCTGGGCGACCCGGTGATCCTGCGCGCCGACGGCCAGCCGATCTACACCTTCGCCTCGGTCGTCGACGACCTGGAGATGGGGATCAGCCACGTCATCCGCGGCGACGACCATATCTCCAACACGCCCGTGCATATCCAGATCTACCAGGCTCTCGGCGGTGATCCGGCCGGGCTGGCCTTCGCCCACCTGGCGCTGCTGGCGGGCGGGCAGGGCGAGAAGCTGTCCAAGCGCCAGGGCAGCCTGTCGCTCCGCTCGCTGCGGGACGAGGGGGTGGAGGCGATGGCGGTGGCGGCCCTGCTGGCCCGGCTGGGCACGGCCGACCCGGTGGAGCCCGCGACCGACCTGGCCCGGATTGTGGACGGCTTCGACCTTGCCCGCTTCGGCCGCTCGCCGCCGCATTTCGAGCTGCCGGAACTGTGGCAGGTGAATGCCAAGGTGCTGCACCTGCTGCCGTTCGCGGCCGTGTCCGACCGGCTGGCGGCCGTGGCGCCCGGCGCCGACGCCGATTTCTGGGAGGCGATCCGGCCCAACCTGGAGCGCCTGGCCGACGCGGCCGGCTGGTGGCAGGTATGCCGCGGACCGTTGGCGCCGGTCATCGACGAGCCTGATTTCGCCGCTGCCGTCGCTGCCCTGCTGCCGCCCGAGCCCTGGGACGGCGAAAGCTGGCGGGCCTGGACGTTGGCCATCCAGGCGGCGACCGGCCGCAAGGGCAAGGCCCTGTTCCAGCCGCTGCGCCGGGCCCTGACCGCCCGCGACCATGGACCGGAGATGCGTAATCTGCTACCGCTCATCGGCCGCGAGCGGGTGCTGAGGCGCCTC encodes:
- a CDS encoding DedA family protein, which produces MESLIAQVGDFISANQIWAGPILGLIVFGESLAIVGLLVPATALMLVTGGLIATGTLDPWIVLPWSIGGAIVGDAVSYYAGRWLGPSIMRRWPLNRHRHSVARARLFFRRYGTASIFFGRFLGPIRSTIPLVAGTMLMSNRKFQFANISSALIWVPVMLAPGYATAKGLGDLHSLHDSSWVVLGLGIVLATVVATWIGFRVLRGQPRRRGRHAA
- a CDS encoding YbfB/YjiJ family MFS transporter — translated: MIPAPVRATAAGLCAILVGIGIARFAYTPLLPALIEAGWFAPSAAAYLGAANLMGYLAGALAARAVARRTSAVTVLRASMAVCALSCLACAVPVSFAWYFAWRALAGFAGGGLVALAAPTVLPLIDPARRGLASGVIFTSVGIGIVGAGTLVPLLLEGGPALAWLALGGVGSLLTLLSWRAWPSADATVPPPPPPRATPVDMRPLYVAYALDAFGLVPHMVFLVDFIARGLGRGMEAGAEYWILYGVGALFGPILAGHVGDRIGFGLALRLAFLIQAALVGMLALTDAPALLVLSSLVMGAFTPGIVPLVLGRTQELLPGDRVAQGAAWSVATTAFAIGQAAGAYGLSYVYALGGDHRPLFALGAVAFGLAMAIDLAAGRRRAR
- a CDS encoding GNAT family N-acetyltransferase translates to MIDSITIRPAAASDAPVLLAMTQALAAYHHAPEAATLTVEDILRDGFGGQPIIWFWLAEDGAGRPVGYVQVGEGYAAWRGHRTLIVNNLFVDEAARGTRLGRRLMREAARFATARGITRMELHVSGWNPARQFYEAIGFQVRDDLRCRIEDAALDRLAADR
- a CDS encoding NADP-dependent oxidoreductase translates to MTVQRRFVLADRPTMRAPRATDFRLEEAPMPEPKAGEVLVRTVFLSLDPYMRGRISQVKSYARGVEPGETMVGEAAGEVIQSRAEGFQPGDLVRGHIGWQTHAAVPAAQLRRIAPDGFPLSYHLGVLGMPGRTAYFALLDVGQPKAGETVLVSAASGAVGQLVGQIASLKGARAVGIAGGPAKVAYCREIGFADAFDYKGLDDDALVAAVARTCPAGVDVYFDNVGGVIHDAAMANLNLGGRVIICGTISGYNRLEQQDTGRRHLRTLLVKRARIQGFLVSDYAAREAEFEADMPKWLKDGSIRYREDIVDGFEKTPEAFAGLLEGKNFGKLVVRAGADPARQ
- the gltX gene encoding glutamate--tRNA ligase; amino-acid sequence: MTVSVRFAPSPTGFLHVGNARTALVNWLFARRHGGRFLLRLDDTDLERSEARFADGIFEDLAWLGLDHDRFERQSDRLAAYRAAFDRLHAAGRVYACYETPDELALKRKVQLARHQPPVYDRAGLRLSAAQHAAFAAEGRRPHWRFRLDDGSVGWDDIVHGPLAFDGAKLGDPVILRADGQPIYTFASVVDDLEMGISHVIRGDDHISNTPVHIQIYQALGGDPAGLAFAHLALLAGGQGEKLSKRQGSLSLRSLRDEGVEAMAVAALLARLGTADPVEPATDLARIVDGFDLARFGRSPPHFELPELWQVNAKVLHLLPFAAVSDRLAAVAPGADADFWEAIRPNLERLADAAGWWQVCRGPLAPVIDEPDFAAAVAALLPPEPWDGESWRAWTLAIQAATGRKGKALFQPLRRALTARDHGPEMRNLLPLIGRERVLRRLAGETA
- a CDS encoding NAD+ synthase, producing the protein MSDRLAIALAQINPTVGDVDGNARKVREARARAAALGADLMVGPELVLAGYPPEDLVLKPMFQDRVRATVEALAAETGDGGPAILVGAPWRVDGRLYNAALLLDGGKVAAVRLKYDLPNYGVFDEKRVFAAGAMPGPIMFRGVRLGVMICEDMWTPDVAETLQESGAEILVVPNGSPYEGDKGDERLRLAVERVTETGLPLIYVNQVGGQDELVFDGASFVLDADRSLKAQMPSFVEAVALTRWQREADGWACVEGALEAPAEGIAAIYGAMVLGLRDYVNKNRFPGVVLGLSGGVDSALAAAVAVDALGPERVKAVMMPSPYTSQDSLDDAAECAGLMGIDLSTVSIEPAMAAFAQMLSGAFAGRGADTTEENIQSRARGVTLMALSNKLGHMVLSTGNKSEMSVGYATLYGDMCGGYAILKDVYKMTVYALCEWRNQALPAGGMGPDGRVIPQRIITKAPTAELKPNQTDQDSLPPYEVLDEILQCLVEEEMAVDDIVALGHDAAVVRRVWQMLDRAEYKRRQAPPGVKITRRAFGRDRRYPITNGFRG